A portion of the Colius striatus isolate bColStr4 chromosome 1, bColStr4.1.hap1, whole genome shotgun sequence genome contains these proteins:
- the FRS2 gene encoding fibroblast growth factor receptor substrate 2 has product MGSCCSCPDKETVPDNHRNKFKVINVDDDGNELGSGIMELTDTELILYTRKRDSVKWHYLCLRRYGYDSNLFSFESGRRCQTGQGIFAFKCARAEELFNMLQEIMQNNSINVVEEPVVERNNHQTELEAPRTPRTPTTPGFNAQSLPNGYPRYPSFGDASSHPSSRHPSVGSARLPSVGEESTHPLLVAEEQVHTYVNTTGVQEERKNRSSAHAPLESKLSNTEPTKVKEDQMCTDDRDAQVLLEPEGVKFVLGPTPVQRQLMEREKLEQLGRDQVSGSTTNNTEWDTGYDSDERRETPSGNKLVYENINRLSIPSASGVRRGRLTSTSTSDTQNINNSAQRRTALLNYENLPSLPPVWEARKLSRDEDDSLGPKTPSLNGYHNNLDPMHNYVNTENVTVPASAHKVEFTRRRDCTPTVFNFDIRRPSLEHRQLNYIQVDLEGGSDSDNPQTPKTPTTPLPQTPTRRTELYAVIDIERTAAMSSLQKALPRDDGTSRKTRHNSTDLPM; this is encoded by the exons GTTATTAATGTGGATGATGATGGTAATGAACTGGGTTCTGGCATAATGGAACTTACAGATACAGAACTAATTTTGTACACCCGTAAAAGGGACTCTGTAAAATGGCACTACCTCTGTCTCCGTCGCTATGGCTACGACTCAAATCTCTTCTCTTTTGAAAGTGGCCGAAGGTGTCAAACTGGACAAG GAATCTTTGCCTTTAAATGTGCCCGTGCAGAAGAGCTATTTAATATGTTGCAAGAGATAATGCAGAATAATAGCATAAATGTGGTAGAAGAACCAGTAGTAGAAAGGAATAATCATCAAACTGAGTTGGAAGCTCCAAGAACCCCTCGAACACCTACCA CTCCTGGGTTCAATGCACAAAGTTTACCTAACGGCTATCCTAGATACCCATCTTTTGGAGATGCTTCATCACATCCTTCCAGCAGACATCCTTCTGTCGGAAGTGCACGCCTCCCCTCTgtcggtgaagaatccacacatCCTTTACTGGTAGCAGAGGAGCAA GTGCACACTTACGTCAACACTACTGGGgtgcaagaggaaagaaaaaatcgATCAAGTGCGCATGCGCCACTGGAATCAAAGCTTTCAAACACTGAACCAACTAAAGTGAAAGAAGATCAGATGTGTACTGATGACAGAGATGCTCAAGTTCTCCTGGAGCCTGAAGGAGTCAAGTTTGTTTTAGGACCAACACCTGTTCAAAGGCAGTTaatggaaagagagaaactgGAGCAACTTGGGAGAGACCAAGTTAGCGGCAGCACCACAAACAACACTGAATGGGACACTGGGTACGACAGTGATGAACGTAGAGAAACACCATCTGGTAATAAATTGGTGTATGAAAATATAAATAGGTTATCAATCCCTAGTGCCTCAGGGGTCAGGAGAGGTCGTTTGACATCAACCAGTACCTCAGACACCCAGAACATTAACAACTCTGCTCAGAGGAGAACTGCGCTGTTGAACTATGAGAACTTGCCATCCTTGCCTCCTGTTTGGGAAGCCCGCAAGCTGAGTAGAGATGAAGATGACAGTTTAGGACCAAAGACCCCATCTCTGAACGGCTACCACAATAACCTAGATCCAATGCATAATTATGTCAATACAGAGAATGTAACAGTACCAGCAAGTGCTCATAAAGTAGAATTTACACGACGTCGGGACTGTACCCCAACAGTCTTTAACTTTGACATTAGGCGTCCAAGTTTAGAACACAGGCAGCTCAACTACATACAGGTTGACTTGGAAGGTGGTAGTGACTCCGACAACCCTCAGACTCCAAAAACCCCCACCACTCCACTTCCGCAAACTCCAACCAGGCGCACAGAGCTGTATGCTGTGATAGACATTGAAAGAACTGCTGCTATGTCAAGCTTGCAAAAAGCACTGCCCCGAGATGATGGTACTTCTAGGAAAACTAGACATAACAGTACTGACCTGCCTATGTGA